The proteins below are encoded in one region of Polynucleobacter sp. AP-Nino-20-G2:
- the guaA gene encoding glutamine-hydrolyzing GMP synthase produces the protein MHDKILILDFGSQVTQLIARRVRDARVYSEIHPYDCDPEFIRKFIQEQGGKGIILSGGPSSVTEEGSPRAPQIVFELGVPVLGICYGMQTMATQLGGAVASAESLGKAREFGYSEVRAHGHTNLLKGIQDFSTSEGHGILKVWMSHGDSVTALPPAFKLMASTESCPIAGMADEERRFYAFQFHPEVTHTIQGTAILERFVHDICACKPDWVMGDYIAEAVERIRKQVGDEEVILGLSGGVDSSVAAALIHRAIGDQLTCVFVDHGLLRLNEGDMVMEMFARNLGVKVIRVDAKEKFMSELAGVADPEAKRKIIGKEFVEIFQAESGKIKNAKWLAQGTIYPDVIESAGKGKKGAHTIKSHHNVGGLPEDMHLKLLEPLRELFKDEVRELGVALGLPREMVYRHPFPGPGLGVRILGEVKAEFASLLQRADAIFIEELRSTIDEVSQKSWYDLTSQAFAVFLPVKSVGVMGDGRTYEYVVALRAVQTQDFMTAHWAHLPHDLLGKVSNRIINEVRGINRVVYDISGKPPATIEWE, from the coding sequence GTGCACGACAAAATACTGATTCTCGACTTTGGTTCACAAGTAACTCAACTCATTGCAAGGCGTGTACGTGATGCGCGCGTGTACTCTGAAATCCATCCATATGATTGCGATCCAGAGTTCATTCGCAAATTCATTCAAGAGCAGGGTGGCAAAGGAATTATTCTTTCCGGAGGGCCTAGCTCTGTAACGGAAGAGGGTAGTCCACGCGCACCCCAGATCGTTTTCGAATTAGGCGTACCCGTTCTTGGCATTTGCTACGGCATGCAAACCATGGCAACTCAATTAGGTGGCGCAGTCGCTTCTGCCGAATCCTTGGGTAAGGCTCGTGAATTTGGCTACTCTGAAGTGCGAGCCCATGGCCACACTAATCTCCTGAAAGGTATTCAGGACTTTTCAACCAGTGAAGGTCACGGCATTCTCAAGGTTTGGATGAGTCATGGTGATTCAGTAACCGCACTGCCACCTGCATTTAAGTTAATGGCCTCAACAGAGTCTTGCCCCATTGCTGGCATGGCGGATGAAGAGCGTCGGTTCTACGCATTCCAGTTCCATCCAGAAGTTACCCACACCATCCAAGGCACAGCGATCTTAGAGCGTTTTGTGCATGACATCTGCGCCTGCAAACCAGATTGGGTGATGGGGGATTACATTGCCGAGGCTGTAGAGCGTATTCGCAAACAAGTTGGCGATGAAGAGGTCATCCTGGGTTTATCGGGCGGAGTGGACTCTAGTGTTGCCGCGGCCCTGATTCATCGCGCGATTGGCGATCAGCTGACTTGCGTGTTTGTTGATCATGGTCTGCTTCGTTTGAATGAAGGTGATATGGTCATGGAGATGTTTGCTCGGAACCTTGGAGTCAAGGTGATTCGAGTGGATGCCAAAGAGAAATTTATGTCTGAGCTTGCCGGTGTAGCTGATCCTGAAGCGAAGCGAAAAATTATCGGCAAAGAGTTCGTAGAGATTTTCCAGGCTGAGTCCGGCAAGATTAAAAATGCAAAGTGGCTTGCTCAGGGAACCATTTACCCGGATGTGATTGAGTCTGCTGGTAAGGGCAAGAAGGGTGCGCATACGATTAAGAGCCACCATAATGTTGGTGGTCTCCCTGAAGATATGCATCTGAAGTTGCTTGAGCCATTGCGTGAGCTCTTTAAGGATGAGGTACGTGAGCTGGGTGTCGCCTTAGGCTTGCCGCGTGAGATGGTATATCGCCATCCATTCCCGGGTCCTGGCTTAGGTGTTCGTATCTTGGGTGAAGTCAAAGCTGAGTTCGCAAGCTTGCTACAACGTGCTGATGCAATTTTTATCGAAGAGTTGCGCAGCACTATTGATGAAGTGAGCCAAAAATCTTGGTATGACCTTACCAGCCAAGCCTTCGCTGTATTCTTGCCGGTCAAGTCTGTTGGTGTGATGGGTGATGGCCGAACATATGAATATGTGGTCGCATTGAGGGCTGTTCAAACTCAGGACTTCATGACTGCACATTGGGCCCACCTGCCGCATGATTTGCTTGGCAAAGTATCTAATCGCATCATTAATGAAGTGCGTGGTATCAATCGAGTTGTATACGATATCAGCGGAAAACCTCCGGCAACCATCGAGTGGGAATAG
- a CDS encoding radical SAM protein: MSEARMKVLSLIPPMTQLNTPYPSTAYLTGFLRSRGIDAVQEDLALALVLSFFTPKGLDEIKSAALKLAEEYRSAPVNFFLDYFADYQSTISPVIAFLQGRDSTLAHRINSRVFLPEGPRFTSLDSYDDEDGGDSLAWAFGALGSQDKARHLATLYLNDLSDVLRDAVDERFEFVRYAESLASSQPTFTPLADALEATPTLMDLHLQSLTKIAIDRHQPTLVLLSVPFPGAMYAALRIAKTIKSHFPKIKIGLGGGYVNTELRELTDPRIFDFVDYITLDSGERPLLALIEHLNGKRSAERLVRTFIRDDAGLVRYIRWQEPDIPFEEVGTATWDGLPLSSYLSLLDMLNPMHRLWSDGRWNKLTVAHGCYWKKCSFCDVSLDYISRYETASATLLVDRIEAIIAETGQTGFHFVDEAAPPKILKALAEELIRRKVMISWWGNIRFEKTFTPELSELLAQSGCIAMSGGLEVASDRLLDLMKKGVSVEQVARVTKGFSDAGILVHAYLMYGFPTQTVQETVDALEYVRQLFENGCIQSGFFHRFTCTVHSPVGLDPKSYGIDLVPLPPITFAKNDVAFIDPSGVDHDALGLGLKKAIYNFMHGVGFEEDAHLWFDMPGIPKASVARNKIAKILRHI, from the coding sequence ATGTCTGAGGCCAGGATGAAGGTACTCAGCCTCATCCCGCCGATGACGCAGTTAAATACTCCGTACCCCTCCACGGCCTACCTCACCGGTTTTTTGCGCTCTCGCGGTATTGATGCCGTCCAAGAAGACCTGGCACTTGCCTTGGTGCTGAGTTTCTTTACCCCCAAAGGCTTGGATGAAATTAAGAGTGCAGCCCTAAAGCTTGCCGAGGAGTATCGTAGCGCTCCGGTCAATTTCTTTCTGGATTATTTTGCGGATTATCAAAGCACGATTTCTCCAGTCATTGCATTTTTACAAGGTAGAGATAGCACCTTAGCCCATCGCATTAATAGTCGCGTCTTCTTGCCCGAAGGTCCACGTTTTACTTCTTTGGATAGTTACGACGACGAAGATGGTGGGGATTCTCTGGCATGGGCGTTTGGTGCATTAGGATCTCAAGATAAGGCGCGCCATTTGGCAACCCTGTACCTCAATGATTTATCTGATGTGCTGCGAGATGCTGTCGATGAGCGTTTTGAGTTCGTGCGTTATGCGGAGTCCTTAGCAAGTAGTCAGCCCACTTTTACTCCATTGGCGGATGCTTTGGAGGCCACCCCGACATTAATGGATTTGCATCTACAAAGTTTGACTAAGATTGCGATTGATCGGCATCAGCCAACACTGGTGCTCTTATCGGTACCATTTCCTGGTGCGATGTATGCAGCGCTAAGGATTGCCAAAACGATTAAATCCCATTTTCCAAAGATCAAGATTGGTCTCGGTGGTGGATATGTCAATACCGAATTGCGTGAGTTGACCGACCCACGCATATTTGATTTTGTCGATTACATCACTCTGGATTCTGGCGAGAGGCCATTACTTGCGCTCATTGAGCATTTGAATGGCAAGCGTTCCGCCGAAAGATTGGTTCGGACATTTATTCGGGATGATGCTGGTTTGGTTCGCTATATTCGGTGGCAAGAGCCTGATATCCCTTTTGAGGAGGTGGGAACGGCGACTTGGGATGGCCTGCCACTTAGCTCCTACCTATCCTTATTGGATATGCTCAATCCAATGCATCGACTATGGAGTGATGGTCGTTGGAACAAGCTCACGGTAGCTCATGGTTGCTATTGGAAGAAATGCAGTTTCTGTGATGTATCTCTGGACTATATTTCTCGTTATGAAACCGCCTCAGCCACTTTATTGGTTGATCGCATTGAAGCGATTATTGCGGAGACTGGGCAGACGGGATTTCATTTTGTGGATGAGGCTGCGCCACCAAAAATATTAAAGGCGCTCGCGGAAGAGTTGATACGTCGTAAGGTGATGATTTCATGGTGGGGCAACATTCGTTTTGAAAAAACGTTTACACCGGAACTCAGCGAGCTATTGGCACAAAGTGGCTGCATCGCAATGTCTGGTGGTTTGGAGGTTGCGTCCGATAGATTGCTCGACCTCATGAAAAAAGGTGTTTCAGTAGAGCAAGTTGCTCGGGTAACCAAGGGATTCTCGGATGCGGGAATATTGGTGCACGCCTATTTGATGTACGGGTTTCCAACGCAAACCGTACAAGAGACTGTTGATGCCTTGGAGTATGTGCGCCAGCTATTTGAAAATGGCTGCATTCAGAGTGGCTTTTTTCATCGCTTTACTTGTACAGTCCACTCACCAGTTGGCTTAGATCCAAAATCCTATGGAATAGATCTCGTGCCATTACCCCCAATTACTTTTGCTAAGAATGATGTGGCATTTATTGATCCAAGCGGCGTGGATCATGATGCGCTCGGTCTCGGTCTTAAGAAGGCGATTTATAACTTTATGCATGGTGTTGGATTTGAAGAAGATGCTCATCTTTGGTTTGATATGCCAGGCATTCCAAAGGCCTCAGTAGCGCGCAATAAGATAGCCAAAATCTTGAGGCATATATAA
- a CDS encoding RnfH family protein produces the protein MVNRSFEILICDARAGTPQINTFLLDVVPGEQPTVGLALLRAGIASGPDDEVLARKGCFGVFGKRKDWDSPIYPGDRLELYSPLLVDPKLVRRKKANQNQDAKFQAAAAKRKARRL, from the coding sequence ATGGTCAATAGATCGTTTGAGATTCTGATCTGTGACGCCCGGGCTGGAACCCCCCAGATCAACACCTTTCTGCTGGATGTCGTTCCTGGGGAGCAGCCTACAGTAGGGCTGGCTTTGCTACGGGCTGGGATTGCCAGCGGTCCAGACGATGAAGTCTTGGCGAGAAAAGGCTGTTTTGGGGTTTTTGGCAAGCGTAAGGACTGGGATAGCCCCATTTACCCCGGGGATCGCTTGGAGCTCTATTCCCCGCTCTTGGTCGACCCAAAGCTGGTCCGTCGGAAGAAGGCCAATCAGAACCAAGATGCTAAATTCCAGGCGGCCGCAGCTAAAAGAAAGGCTAGGAGGCTATAA
- the guaB gene encoding IMP dehydrogenase has protein sequence MRLIQKALTFDDVLLVPAYSSVLPRDASLASKLTRDISLNTPLVSAAMDTVTEGRLAIAMASEGGIGIIHKNLKPAEQAREVAKVKRYESGVLRDPITISPDVTLRQVIQLSREHGFSGFPVLTGKEVVGIITNRDLRFEEDLDAPVKTKMTPRERLITVKEGCSLEEAKRLMSQHRLERVLVVNDKFELRGLITVKDILKATEHPNACKDGEGKLRVGAAVGVGPDNDERIELLVRAGVDVIVVDTAHGHSQGVLDRVKWVKKNYPHVQVIGGNIATGDAAKALADHGADGVKVGIGPGSICTTRIVAGVGVPQITAIVNVATALKGTGIPLIADGGVRYSGDVAKALAAGASSVMMGGMFAGTEEAPGEVFLYQGRSYKSYRGMGSLGAMADGSADRYFQSDISAANAEKLVPEGIEGQVPYKGSVLAILHQLTGGIRSSMGYLGCKTIDELHEKANFVEITSAGVRESHVHDVKITKEAPNYHID, from the coding sequence ATGCGACTCATTCAAAAAGCACTCACTTTTGACGATGTGCTCCTCGTACCGGCCTATTCATCGGTACTTCCTCGGGATGCCAGCTTGGCAAGTAAGTTAACTCGAGATATCTCACTCAATACACCACTGGTGTCTGCTGCTATGGACACTGTGACCGAAGGTCGTTTGGCGATTGCCATGGCCAGCGAAGGTGGTATTGGCATCATTCATAAAAACCTGAAGCCTGCAGAGCAGGCGAGAGAAGTGGCTAAGGTTAAGCGTTATGAATCCGGAGTTCTCCGCGATCCAATTACGATTAGTCCAGACGTTACTCTTCGCCAGGTTATTCAGCTTTCACGCGAACATGGTTTCTCAGGGTTTCCAGTTCTGACGGGCAAGGAAGTGGTTGGCATTATTACCAACCGCGATTTGCGCTTCGAAGAAGATTTGGATGCTCCAGTAAAAACCAAGATGACTCCCCGCGAGCGCTTGATCACGGTTAAAGAGGGCTGCTCATTAGAGGAGGCCAAGCGCTTAATGAGTCAGCATCGCTTAGAGCGCGTTCTCGTAGTGAATGATAAATTTGAATTGCGCGGCTTAATTACCGTAAAAGATATTCTTAAAGCCACTGAACATCCGAATGCCTGTAAAGACGGCGAAGGTAAATTGCGTGTTGGCGCAGCAGTCGGTGTTGGCCCAGACAATGATGAGCGTATTGAGCTACTGGTGCGCGCTGGCGTTGACGTGATCGTAGTAGACACTGCGCACGGTCATAGCCAGGGTGTATTGGATCGCGTCAAATGGGTTAAGAAAAACTACCCTCATGTTCAAGTGATTGGTGGAAATATTGCTACTGGTGATGCTGCAAAAGCATTGGCCGATCATGGCGCTGATGGCGTGAAGGTTGGTATTGGACCGGGTTCTATTTGTACTACTCGAATTGTTGCTGGGGTAGGTGTTCCGCAAATCACGGCAATCGTGAATGTGGCTACCGCACTCAAAGGCACAGGCATTCCATTGATTGCTGACGGCGGTGTGCGTTACTCAGGCGATGTTGCAAAAGCTTTGGCGGCTGGCGCAAGCTCTGTCATGATGGGCGGCATGTTTGCTGGTACCGAAGAAGCGCCGGGCGAAGTGTTCTTGTATCAGGGGCGTTCTTACAAGAGCTATCGCGGCATGGGTTCTTTGGGCGCGATGGCGGATGGCTCTGCGGATCGTTATTTTCAAAGCGATATCAGTGCGGCGAATGCTGAAAAGTTGGTTCCTGAAGGTATCGAAGGTCAGGTTCCATACAAAGGTAGCGTGTTAGCGATCTTGCATCAGTTAACTGGTGGTATTCGTTCTTCGATGGGTTACTTGGGTTGCAAGACGATCGATGAACTTCATGAGAAAGCGAATTTTGTGGAAATCACTTCAGCTGGTGTGCGCGAGTCGCATGTGCACGATGTGAAGATCACCAAAGAAGCGCCGAATTACCATATTGATTAA
- the queE gene encoding 7-carboxy-7-deazaguanine synthase codes for MYTVKELFPTLQGEGAQAGRAAVFCRFAGCNLWSGREEDRATAVCQFCDTDFVGSDGTGGGKFETAAQLADAIEKAWISTSAGPQQRYVVFTGGEPLLQLDGALIDALHAKGFAVAIETNGTIKVPQGIDWVCVSPKAGSDLIVLQADEIKVVIPQIGHTSIEALLARFEKMDYRNRFLQAMDGPNLQENMALAVRLCQKRPLWRLSVQTHKMIGIR; via the coding sequence ATGTATACCGTCAAAGAACTATTTCCAACCCTTCAGGGCGAGGGCGCTCAAGCTGGCCGTGCGGCTGTTTTTTGCCGTTTTGCCGGATGCAATCTTTGGAGTGGTCGCGAGGAAGATAGGGCTACAGCCGTATGCCAGTTTTGCGACACAGATTTTGTGGGTAGCGATGGTACCGGTGGCGGGAAATTTGAAACCGCCGCTCAACTTGCTGACGCGATTGAGAAAGCGTGGATTAGCACCTCAGCTGGGCCACAGCAACGCTATGTTGTCTTTACCGGTGGCGAGCCATTGCTCCAGTTGGATGGCGCCTTAATCGATGCATTACATGCCAAGGGCTTCGCCGTGGCTATTGAAACGAATGGAACGATCAAAGTGCCTCAGGGGATTGATTGGGTATGCGTTAGCCCAAAAGCAGGCTCAGATCTGATTGTGTTGCAAGCTGATGAGATTAAGGTGGTGATTCCCCAAATCGGACACACTTCCATTGAGGCATTATTGGCTCGCTTTGAGAAAATGGATTACCGCAATCGTTTTTTGCAGGCCATGGATGGGCCTAATCTCCAGGAGAATATGGCTTTGGCGGTTCGCCTTTGCCAAAAGCGGCCTTTATGGCGACTGAGTGTCCAAACTCATAAAATGATTGGTATTCGTTAG
- a CDS encoding type II toxin-antitoxin system RatA family toxin, with translation MADVYKTVLIGQSADRMYGLVTDVARYPEFLPWCGGVEIFEQTETVLDAKINIHFKGITQYFHTRNVNHRPETIDMIFVDGPFKYFSGQWNFIPLKEDACKVEFKLHWEFKSAILDKIIGPVFGHIAGTFVDCFVKRAEDLDGQ, from the coding sequence ATGGCAGACGTCTACAAGACCGTTTTAATTGGCCAATCAGCCGACAGAATGTATGGCCTCGTTACTGACGTTGCTCGGTACCCGGAGTTCCTGCCGTGGTGCGGTGGCGTGGAAATATTCGAGCAAACCGAAACTGTCCTGGACGCCAAAATCAATATCCATTTCAAGGGTATTACGCAGTACTTTCATACCCGCAACGTTAATCATCGCCCCGAAACCATTGATATGATCTTTGTAGACGGCCCTTTTAAGTATTTTTCAGGGCAGTGGAACTTCATTCCCCTCAAGGAAGATGCCTGTAAGGTCGAATTTAAGCTCCATTGGGAGTTTAAGAGTGCCATTCTGGATAAGATCATTGGCCCTGTTTTTGGCCATATTGCGGGCACCTTCGTGGATTGCTTTGTAAAGCGAGCTGAAGATCTTGATGGTCAATAG
- the smpB gene encoding SsrA-binding protein SmpB, producing MSIVDNKKAFFDYFIEERFEAGLVLEGWEVKAIRAGRVHIKEAYVVIRQAELFLIGCHITPLLSASTHIVPDSTRTRKLLLNAIEIRKLIGKVEQKGYTLVPLNLHFSKGNVKCEIGLARGKKQHDKRAATKEREWEVQKGRIARGDLNA from the coding sequence ATGAGTATCGTCGATAACAAAAAAGCCTTCTTCGATTATTTTATCGAGGAACGGTTCGAAGCAGGGCTTGTACTGGAGGGCTGGGAAGTGAAGGCCATCCGCGCAGGTCGCGTGCACATCAAGGAAGCGTATGTCGTCATCCGTCAGGCGGAGCTATTCCTGATCGGCTGTCACATTACCCCCCTACTTTCAGCGTCTACCCATATCGTTCCAGATAGCACTCGCACCCGCAAGCTTTTACTCAATGCCATAGAGATTCGCAAGCTTATCGGTAAGGTGGAGCAAAAGGGCTACACCCTAGTTCCCCTCAACCTGCACTTCTCCAAAGGGAATGTGAAGTGCGAAATTGGTTTGGCTCGAGGTAAGAAACAGCACGACAAGCGTGCGGCTACCAAAGAGCGGGAATGGGAAGTTCAAAAAGGCCGTATCGCTAGAGGCGATTTAAACGCCTGA
- a CDS encoding heme-binding protein — MTKDSPLRILLFLTSILIASIAMATEEPKYTVLQKSEPFELRVYAPLILAEVSVTGDLDSASSQGFRLIAAYIFGQNQVSEKISMTAPVGIEADSESKSAKIEMTAPVTVEGGILPKDRDNSRWTVSFVMPSEYTFSTLPKPLNSLVHIREVPAAKKAVIQFSGFYNEEKVLEKTQALEEWIRVMGLQAVGSPQFARYNPPWTLPFMRRNEVMIQVRD; from the coding sequence ATGACCAAGGACTCTCCCTTGCGAATATTGTTATTTTTAACAAGTATCTTGATTGCGAGCATCGCGATGGCAACAGAAGAGCCAAAATATACAGTCCTACAAAAGTCTGAGCCTTTTGAGCTAAGGGTTTATGCTCCGTTGATATTGGCTGAGGTGTCGGTCACTGGCGATTTGGATTCCGCATCTAGCCAAGGCTTTCGGTTGATTGCCGCCTACATTTTTGGACAAAATCAAGTGAGCGAAAAAATCTCCATGACTGCTCCGGTGGGTATTGAAGCTGATAGCGAGAGTAAAAGCGCTAAGATTGAAATGACAGCGCCCGTAACTGTCGAAGGCGGCATATTGCCAAAGGACCGGGATAATTCTCGCTGGACAGTGTCATTCGTCATGCCGTCTGAATACACTTTCAGCACTTTGCCAAAGCCTTTAAATTCTCTAGTCCATATTCGAGAAGTGCCCGCAGCAAAGAAGGCCGTCATTCAATTCTCCGGCTTTTATAACGAAGAGAAAGTTTTAGAAAAAACTCAAGCGCTGGAGGAGTGGATTAGGGTCATGGGATTGCAAGCTGTAGGCTCCCCACAATTTGCTCGCTACAACCCACCTTGGACATTGCCTTTTATGCGGCGCAATGAAGTGATGATTCAGGTGCGAGATTAA
- a CDS encoding LD-carboxypeptidase, producing MKYIHLIAPSGASLDASSPLAGIEWLRQQGIEVKNADCVKRVDQRFSGTDAERLSEINHLANLSPDAVVVAMRGGYGLHRLLPKIEWGSIAQSIKNGLQICGHSDFTTFQVGLLAKTGAITLAGPMLNFDFACQGEGGAPNAFMWQHFQDAIANRKLDCTISAPQIYLNSPVSGNASGILWGGNLTVLAGLVGTPYLPSREQTQGGILFIEDVNEHPYRIERMLMQLLDAGVLGNQSAILLGGFSAYRLYDNDRGYSLDAAIKAIIERLPKHIPVLTGLPFGHQAEKLTLPVGAQAHIQYDEKGFSINSQW from the coding sequence TTGAAATACATTCATTTGATTGCTCCTTCTGGAGCGAGTTTAGATGCCTCAAGTCCTTTAGCTGGAATTGAATGGTTACGTCAGCAAGGTATTGAGGTTAAAAACGCTGATTGCGTTAAGCGTGTTGACCAACGTTTTTCAGGTACTGATGCAGAGCGTTTATCTGAGATCAATCATCTTGCTAATCTATCGCCAGATGCTGTAGTTGTAGCGATGCGTGGTGGTTATGGGCTACATCGCTTGCTCCCCAAAATCGAATGGGGCTCTATTGCTCAGTCAATCAAAAATGGCCTGCAAATTTGTGGTCATAGCGACTTCACGACCTTTCAGGTGGGATTATTGGCAAAAACGGGTGCCATTACTCTCGCTGGTCCGATGCTCAATTTTGATTTTGCTTGTCAGGGTGAAGGCGGTGCCCCTAATGCCTTTATGTGGCAGCATTTTCAAGACGCCATTGCTAATCGCAAATTAGATTGCACCATTAGCGCTCCACAGATATATTTAAACTCACCAGTGAGCGGCAATGCTTCAGGGATATTGTGGGGCGGTAATTTAACTGTGCTCGCTGGATTGGTGGGGACGCCTTATCTCCCAAGTCGCGAACAAACTCAGGGCGGCATCTTATTTATAGAGGATGTGAACGAGCATCCTTACCGCATAGAGCGCATGTTGATGCAATTATTGGATGCTGGAGTGCTGGGGAACCAAAGCGCTATTTTATTGGGCGGATTTTCAGCTTACCGACTTTACGATAACGACCGTGGATATTCTTTGGATGCCGCCATTAAGGCAATCATTGAAAGATTGCCAAAGCATATCCCTGTATTAACTGGCTTACCTTTTGGGCATCAAGCAGAAAAGTTGACTCTGCCAGTAGGCGCGCAAGCGCACATTCAATATGATGAAAAAGGTTTTAGTATCAACTCTCAGTGGTAG
- a CDS encoding ferritin-like domain-containing protein, which yields MLELRETALAILANTDAQTKVSQLFQLFDEYQHQRVSIDLSRTLDARSLHLPGRPLKPELVPPLQVPKRRMDTPDGRAILWHSLAHIEFNAMNLALDAIWRFPDMPKQYYEDWLKVAKEEAYHFSLVNEHMQSHGFAYGDFPAHNSLWEIVERTTDAVIARMALVPRTMEARGLDAVPGIRDRFKQIKDARAVEILEIILRDEIGHVLIGNHWFNFLCSQDNVSPIATYRELARKYQAPALRGPFNIEARKQAGFTVEELDLLDAASNKKHVHV from the coding sequence ATGCTTGAGTTACGAGAAACAGCCCTCGCAATACTGGCAAACACCGATGCGCAGACTAAGGTAAGTCAGCTGTTTCAATTGTTTGATGAGTATCAACATCAACGCGTCAGCATTGATCTTTCTCGTACATTGGATGCTCGCAGTCTTCATCTCCCCGGGCGACCATTAAAGCCAGAACTAGTTCCACCGCTGCAGGTTCCCAAAAGAAGAATGGATACTCCTGATGGGCGCGCCATTTTGTGGCACTCGCTAGCGCATATTGAATTCAATGCCATGAATCTTGCTTTGGATGCAATCTGGCGTTTTCCAGATATGCCAAAGCAATACTATGAAGATTGGTTAAAGGTTGCCAAAGAAGAGGCCTACCATTTCAGCTTGGTGAACGAGCATATGCAATCGCATGGATTTGCATATGGGGATTTCCCGGCCCATAACAGCTTGTGGGAAATTGTTGAGAGAACAACCGATGCTGTAATTGCCAGGATGGCCTTAGTGCCCAGAACAATGGAGGCAAGAGGGTTAGATGCTGTGCCTGGCATTCGTGATCGCTTCAAGCAAATTAAAGATGCAAGAGCGGTTGAAATTCTAGAGATCATTCTGAGAGATGAAATCGGCCATGTACTGATTGGCAATCACTGGTTTAATTTTCTCTGTTCTCAAGATAACGTTTCCCCAATTGCGACTTATAGAGAATTGGCCAGAAAATATCAGGCGCCTGCCTTACGGGGTCCATTCAATATAGAAGCGCGTAAGCAGGCTGGTTTTACGGTAGAAGAATTAGATCTTCTTGATGCCGCTAGTAATAAAAAGCATGTACATGTCTGA
- the queD gene encoding 6-carboxytetrahydropterin synthase QueD: MTSKQAAISITRRLEFDSGHRIPNHDGQCRHLHGHRYAIEITLTGDVANNPGKADDGMVLDFGDIKRLANQYIVEPWDHAFLVAKEDAGLVAFLNSMPNHKTVIMDHVPTVENLATAAFQILEPVFQKAFGGRLTLSAIRLYETPNCWADVSHP; this comes from the coding sequence ATGACTAGTAAGCAAGCAGCAATTTCCATCACCCGTAGGCTCGAGTTTGACTCAGGACATCGCATTCCCAATCATGATGGCCAGTGTCGGCATTTGCATGGTCACCGTTACGCTATTGAGATTACCTTGACGGGAGATGTTGCTAATAATCCAGGTAAGGCGGATGACGGTATGGTCTTGGATTTTGGCGATATCAAACGCCTCGCTAATCAATACATCGTTGAGCCATGGGATCATGCTTTCTTGGTAGCAAAAGAGGATGCTGGTTTAGTGGCGTTCTTAAATTCGATGCCTAACCACAAGACCGTCATCATGGACCATGTGCCTACAGTAGAAAACTTGGCAACTGCCGCCTTTCAGATATTGGAGCCAGTGTTTCAGAAGGCGTTTGGTGGGCGCTTAACGCTTTCAGCGATTCGCCTTTATGAAACCCCCAATTGCTGGGCTGATGTTTCTCACCCCTAA
- the tadA gene encoding tRNA adenosine(34) deaminase TadA translates to MQAELDRQFMQQALDQAKLAALAGEVPVGAILVRDGQVIAKGFNKPISNSDPSAHAEMMALRAAALEEKNYRLPGTTLYVTLEPCTMCAGAMLHARVDRVVFGAQDPKTGAAGSVLNVFSEKQINHQTQVEGGVLGEECGQVLRDFFKERR, encoded by the coding sequence ATGCAAGCAGAGCTTGACCGCCAGTTTATGCAGCAAGCTTTAGATCAAGCGAAGCTTGCCGCTCTTGCAGGTGAAGTTCCTGTGGGTGCCATCTTGGTTCGTGATGGTCAGGTTATTGCAAAAGGCTTTAATAAACCCATTAGCAATAGCGACCCCAGTGCGCATGCGGAGATGATGGCCCTCAGAGCCGCTGCTCTAGAGGAGAAAAATTATCGTTTGCCTGGCACCACGCTCTATGTCACTCTTGAGCCTTGCACAATGTGTGCGGGTGCCATGTTGCACGCCAGGGTAGATCGGGTTGTATTTGGAGCGCAGGATCCTAAAACAGGAGCGGCAGGAAGCGTCCTCAATGTATTCTCAGAAAAGCAGATTAATCACCAGACTCAGGTAGAGGGTGGAGTGCTTGGCGAGGAGTGTGGTCAGGTATTGCGTGATTTTTTTAAGGAGCGGCGTTGA